A stretch of Pseudomonas sp. 7SR1 DNA encodes these proteins:
- a CDS encoding NUDIX hydrolase: MKFCSQCGNPVTQRIPEGDSRLRFVCDTCHTIHYQNPNIVAGCVPTWGSKVLLCRRAIEPRRGYWTLPAGFMENGETVEQAAVRETAEEACARVRNLSIYTLIDVPHISQVHVFFRAELVDQDFAAGPESLEVKLFEEADIPWDELAFRTVGRTLEYFYADRQAEDYPVRSESIPPLAQPANT, from the coding sequence ATGAAATTCTGCAGCCAGTGCGGTAATCCGGTGACCCAGCGCATACCCGAAGGCGACTCGCGCCTGCGTTTCGTTTGCGACACTTGCCACACCATTCATTACCAGAACCCCAACATCGTGGCCGGTTGCGTACCGACCTGGGGCAGCAAGGTGCTGCTGTGCCGGCGCGCCATCGAGCCGCGGCGCGGTTACTGGACATTGCCGGCGGGCTTCATGGAGAACGGCGAGACGGTCGAACAGGCCGCCGTGCGCGAAACCGCCGAGGAGGCCTGCGCCCGGGTACGAAATCTGAGCATCTATACGCTGATTGACGTACCGCATATCAGCCAGGTACATGTATTCTTCCGCGCCGAACTGGTGGACCAGGATTTCGCCGCAGGGCCCGAGAGCCTGGAAGTGAAACTGTTCGAAGAAGCGGATATTCCCTGGGATGAACTGGCCTTCCGCACAGTAGGCCGTACCCTGGAATACTTCTATGCTGACCGGCAAGCCGAGGACTATCCGGTGCGATCCGAATCGATCCCGCCGCTGGCCCAGCCTGCCAACACATAA
- a CDS encoding L,D-transpeptidase family protein, with translation MRWLLVLFCLSFTAVSQASAVGTYNGKVIEKVLVLKSAHQLQLINDGKPLKTYRISLGKGAKKGPKLIEGDKRTPEGFYWIDWRKTSERFYLSMHISYPNISDAARARREGVEPGGMIMIHGTPDSEENPEQLFHTLDWTDGCIAMRNVDMREVWNLVPDGTMIEIRP, from the coding sequence ATGCGCTGGTTGCTTGTCCTGTTCTGCCTGTCGTTCACCGCTGTGTCCCAGGCCTCCGCGGTGGGAACCTATAACGGCAAGGTCATCGAAAAAGTGCTGGTGCTCAAGTCCGCCCATCAATTGCAATTGATCAACGACGGCAAGCCGCTCAAGACCTATCGCATCTCCCTGGGCAAGGGCGCCAAGAAAGGCCCCAAGCTGATCGAAGGCGACAAACGCACCCCCGAGGGTTTCTATTGGATCGACTGGCGCAAGACCAGCGAACGCTTCTACCTGTCCATGCACATTTCCTACCCCAACATCAGCGACGCCGCCCGCGCCCGCCGCGAAGGCGTGGAACCGGGAGGCATGATCATGATCCACGGCACGCCTGATTCGGAGGAAAACCCTGAACAGCTGTTCCACACCCTGGACTGGACCGATGGCTGCATTGCCATGCGCAATGTGGACATGCGCGAAGTCTGGAACCTGGTGCCGGATGGGACGATGATCGAGATTCGTCCTTGA
- the nagA gene encoding N-acetylglucosamine-6-phosphate deacetylase codes for MSEDNILTPDGWVRGRLLHEHGKVVSIEGQPCDPASNDLPYLLPGFIDLHVHGGGGKDIMQGASAFETIARTHVRFGTTALLATTMTAPSEEIASVLQALGEFCEQRPSSSARVLGVHLEGPYINPGKLGAQPNFAHTALLAEVERYLALAPIRVITIAPEIAGHDALIRALSARGVRMQIGHTLGSYEEGVAALAAGATSFTHLYNAMSPLHHREPGIVGAALAHARYAELIPDLLHVHPGAMRVALRSIPCLYCVTDSTAAAGMPDGEYRLGSHTVTKCLGGVRLADGTLAGSTLTMDQALRNLVKIGLPLAEASQRLSQFPADYLGLPERGRLQPGAWADCVRLDRYLTLTDVTVEGEAIDFKNA; via the coding sequence ATGTCCGAAGACAACATCCTCACCCCCGACGGCTGGGTTCGTGGCCGCCTGCTCCATGAGCACGGCAAGGTCGTGTCCATCGAAGGCCAGCCTTGCGATCCGGCCAGCAACGACCTGCCCTACCTGCTGCCCGGTTTCATCGACCTGCACGTCCATGGCGGAGGCGGCAAGGACATCATGCAAGGCGCCTCGGCGTTCGAAACCATCGCCCGCACCCATGTGCGTTTCGGCACCACCGCGCTGCTGGCCACCACCATGACCGCGCCCAGCGAAGAGATCGCCAGCGTGCTCCAGGCCCTCGGCGAATTCTGTGAACAACGCCCGAGTAGCAGCGCCCGGGTCCTGGGCGTGCACTTGGAGGGCCCTTACATCAATCCCGGAAAACTGGGCGCCCAACCGAATTTCGCGCACACCGCGTTGCTGGCCGAGGTGGAGCGTTACCTGGCCCTGGCACCGATCCGGGTGATCACCATCGCCCCGGAAATCGCCGGTCACGACGCCTTGATCCGCGCCCTCAGCGCCCGGGGCGTGCGCATGCAGATCGGTCATACCCTGGGCAGTTATGAAGAAGGTGTCGCGGCGCTGGCCGCCGGGGCCACCAGCTTTACCCACTTGTACAACGCCATGAGCCCGCTGCATCACCGCGAGCCAGGCATCGTCGGCGCGGCCCTGGCCCACGCCCGTTATGCCGAGCTGATCCCCGACTTGCTCCACGTGCACCCCGGCGCCATGCGCGTGGCCCTGCGTTCGATTCCCTGCCTGTATTGCGTCACCGATTCCACCGCCGCCGCCGGCATGCCCGACGGCGAATACAGGCTGGGCAGCCATACCGTGACCAAGTGCCTGGGCGGTGTACGCCTGGCCGACGGCACACTGGCCGGCAGCACCCTGACCATGGACCAGGCCCTGCGCAACCTGGTGAAAATCGGCTTGCCCCTCGCCGAAGCCTCCCAGCGCCTGTCGCAGTTCCCCGCCGACTATCTCGGCCTGCCCGAGCGCGGCCGCCTGCAACCCGGTGCCTGGGCCGACTGCGTACGCCTGGACCGTTACCTGACCCTGACCGACGTGACGGTCGAAGGAGAAGCCATTGACTTCAAAAATGCTTGA
- a CDS encoding CoA pyrophosphatase, protein MLDELLHRVSNHTPRELEVDRRFPEAAVLVPITRSDEPELLLTLRASGLSTHGGEVAFPGGRRDPEDPDLIFTALREAEEEIGLPPGLVEVIGPLSPLISLHGIKVTPYVGVIPDYVEYQANDAEIAAVFSVPLEFFRKDPREHTHRIDYQGCSWYVPSYRFGEYKIWGLTAIMIVELVNLLFDAGIDLHKPPRSFLNN, encoded by the coding sequence ATGCTGGACGAGCTACTGCATCGAGTAAGCAACCACACCCCGCGCGAACTGGAGGTCGACCGACGTTTTCCTGAAGCCGCGGTGCTGGTGCCGATCACTCGCAGTGATGAACCTGAACTGCTTTTGACCTTGCGCGCCAGCGGCCTGTCGACCCATGGCGGCGAAGTGGCGTTCCCCGGCGGGCGCCGCGACCCGGAAGATCCCGACCTGATCTTCACCGCCCTGCGCGAGGCTGAAGAGGAAATCGGCCTGCCCCCCGGCCTGGTGGAAGTGATCGGCCCCCTCAGCCCGCTGATTTCGTTGCACGGCATCAAGGTGACGCCTTATGTGGGGGTGATCCCCGATTATGTCGAGTACCAGGCCAACGATGCCGAGATCGCCGCGGTGTTCAGCGTGCCCCTGGAGTTTTTCCGCAAGGACCCCCGCGAGCACACTCACCGCATCGATTATCAGGGTTGCAGTTGGTACGTTCCCAGCTATCGTTTTGGCGAATATAAAATCTGGGGCCTGACGGCGATCATGATCGTCGAGCTGGTGAACCTGTTGTT
- a CDS encoding GntR family transcriptional regulator, whose amino-acid sequence MNDILALRPDDTQPTPLYLQLARNLETAIHAGQWKAEQAMPSERSLSEQLGISRVTARKALEVLFEQGLIRRNQGSGTFITPRLEQPLSRLSGFSEMLRLKGFVPGSQWLEREITPPTHEELIRLGLSPTDKVARLKRLRKADDTVMAIEMSTLPASIIPKPQAVGDSLYEFLDGIGKPVVRALQHIQAINASDEFAALVGIAPGTAMLLMTRVGYLEDNTPIEVTDTYCRNDYYDFVAELRR is encoded by the coding sequence ATGAACGACATCCTGGCCCTGCGCCCTGACGACACCCAACCCACGCCGCTGTACCTGCAGCTGGCGCGTAACCTGGAGACGGCGATTCATGCCGGCCAATGGAAAGCCGAGCAGGCGATGCCGTCCGAGCGCAGCTTGAGCGAGCAACTGGGCATTTCCCGGGTCACCGCCCGCAAGGCCCTGGAAGTGTTGTTCGAACAAGGCCTGATCCGCCGTAACCAGGGTTCGGGCACCTTCATCACCCCGCGCCTGGAGCAGCCGCTGTCACGCTTGAGTGGCTTCAGCGAGATGCTGCGACTCAAAGGCTTCGTGCCCGGCTCCCAATGGCTGGAACGGGAAATCACGCCGCCGACCCACGAAGAACTGATCCGCCTGGGCCTGTCGCCCACCGACAAGGTCGCGCGGCTCAAGCGCCTGCGCAAGGCCGATGACACGGTCATGGCCATCGAGATGAGCACCCTACCCGCCAGCATCATCCCCAAGCCCCAGGCAGTGGGCGACTCGCTCTATGAATTCCTCGACGGCATCGGCAAACCCGTGGTGCGCGCCCTGCAACACATCCAGGCCATCAACGCCTCGGACGAATTCGCCGCCCTGGTGGGCATCGCCCCCGGCACCGCCATGTTGCTGATGACCCGGGTCGGTTACCTGGAAGACAACACCCCCATCGAAGTCACCGACACCTATTGCCGCAACGACTACTACGACTTTGTCGCCGAGCTGCGGCGCTAG